From a region of the Listeria monocytogenes ATCC 19117 genome:
- the comGE gene encoding competence type IV pilus minor pilin ComGE produces the protein MNKINGFSLVESMVSLLLFSMVCSFLLPTAMTIFEKLDYQKETSRVYQEIYEHSELLRHKSVPVNFKDERIESFHYQGGIQICAKNKSEEKCIF, from the coding sequence TTGAATAAAATTAACGGATTCTCTTTAGTTGAAAGCATGGTTTCACTTCTCCTTTTTTCAATGGTTTGTAGTTTTCTATTACCCACAGCAATGACTATTTTTGAAAAACTAGACTATCAAAAAGAAACTAGCAGAGTCTATCAAGAAATTTACGAACATAGCGAACTATTACGGCACAAAAGCGTTCCAGTTAACTTTAAGGATGAACGTATCGAAAGTTTCCATTATCAAGGAGGTATCCAAATTTGTGCAAAAAATAAATCGGAAGAAAAATGTATCTTTTAG
- a CDS encoding 5-formyltetrahydrofolate cyclo-ligase, translated as MEDKRLIREKILRNLNSLDRVEHRERSIRLAEKLFLLPEWENAKVVGITLARHPEIETEAIILQAKKEGKTILIPKTYYPSKKMEFKKMDSIHPLIKSKFGILEPNELAETVDKKVIDLLIVPGVAFNKDHYRIGFGGGFYDRFLTDFQGHTVSLYLYEQQIEFTPEKHDEPVSILIGG; from the coding sequence ATGGAAGACAAACGACTGATACGCGAGAAAATCTTACGGAATTTGAATAGCCTTGATAGAGTAGAACATCGCGAACGTTCTATTAGATTAGCGGAAAAACTATTTTTATTACCAGAATGGGAAAATGCAAAGGTTGTTGGTATCACATTAGCAAGACACCCTGAAATCGAAACAGAAGCAATCATCCTACAAGCAAAAAAAGAAGGGAAAACCATTTTAATTCCAAAAACATATTATCCTAGCAAAAAAATGGAGTTTAAAAAGATGGATTCGATACATCCTTTAATAAAATCTAAGTTTGGTATTTTAGAACCAAATGAATTAGCAGAAACAGTTGATAAAAAAGTAATTGACTTACTAATTGTTCCTGGAGTTGCCTTTAATAAAGATCATTATAGAATCGGTTTTGGCGGAGGATTTTACGATAGATTTTTAACGGATTTTCAAGGACATACAGTGTCCTTGTACCTTTATGAACAACAAATAGAGTTTACACCTGAAAAGCATGACGAACCAGTTTCTATTTTAATTGGAGGATAA
- the rsgA gene encoding ribosome small subunit-dependent GTPase A, translated as MTLEQYGFTNFFKEQKIAATSSYGRVTAVFRDYYRVITENEEFLASLKRGNFYELSSTSLPAVGDFVEVSSDAQILSVLERKTVFSRMNKDSEEQLIAANFDYALIVMSLNHDFNLNRLERYLTVAWDSGATPIIILTKADLVEDLTAFAQQLETVAYGVPAYYVDNLSHHGFEALERDLKPNSTLVLLGSSGVGKSSFINSLAGTDLMKTAGIREDDSKGKHTTTHREMHLLTNGWIVIDTPGMREFGVGFNQAGLETTFSDVEELAEGCRFHDCSHTQEPGCAVKAALEDGTLTMQHYENWLKLQREMAYHARKNSPALARQERDRWKVIQKSLRTHLKTRPKK; from the coding sequence TTGACATTAGAACAATACGGTTTTACAAATTTTTTTAAAGAACAAAAGATAGCTGCTACCTCCTCTTATGGTAGAGTTACGGCGGTATTTAGAGATTATTATCGCGTTATTACGGAGAATGAAGAATTTTTAGCATCATTGAAACGTGGAAATTTTTATGAACTATCCTCTACTTCCCTTCCCGCTGTTGGTGATTTTGTAGAGGTCAGTAGCGATGCGCAAATACTCTCTGTACTAGAGCGTAAAACGGTCTTTTCTCGGATGAATAAAGACTCAGAGGAACAATTGATTGCAGCGAATTTTGATTATGCTCTCATTGTGATGAGTTTGAATCATGACTTTAATTTGAATCGATTAGAGCGTTATTTGACGGTTGCTTGGGATAGTGGTGCAACACCGATTATCATTTTAACAAAAGCAGATTTAGTGGAGGATTTAACAGCCTTTGCTCAGCAGCTCGAGACAGTTGCTTATGGCGTTCCAGCATACTATGTGGATAATTTATCACATCATGGTTTTGAAGCTTTAGAACGCGATTTAAAGCCGAATAGTACGCTTGTTTTGCTTGGCTCTTCCGGTGTCGGAAAATCTTCTTTTATTAATTCGCTTGCAGGTACTGATTTAATGAAAACTGCTGGTATCCGCGAAGATGATAGTAAAGGAAAACATACGACGACACATAGGGAAATGCATTTGCTTACGAATGGGTGGATTGTGATTGATACACCTGGAATGCGTGAATTCGGTGTTGGTTTTAACCAAGCTGGATTAGAAACCACTTTCTCGGATGTAGAGGAATTGGCTGAAGGATGTCGTTTTCACGATTGCTCTCATACACAAGAACCAGGTTGCGCTGTAAAAGCAGCATTAGAAGATGGCACTTTAACTATGCAACACTACGAAAATTGGTTGAAATTGCAGCGAGAAATGGCTTATCACGCTCGAAAAAATAGCCCTGCTCTCGCAAGACAAGAACGTGACCGCTGGAAAGTTATTCAAAAATCACTTCGGACACATTTAAAAACACGTCCAAAAAAATAG
- the pnp gene encoding polyribonucleotide nucleotidyltransferase: MSEKQVFSTEWAGKTLSVEVGQLAKQASGAALIRYGDTVVLTAAVGSKKPRPGDFFPLTVNYEEKMYSVGKVPGGFLKREGRPSDRATLTARLIDRPIRPLFAEGFRNEVQITSTVFSVDQDCSPEMAAMLGSSVALVISDIPFEGPIAGVDVGRIDGKYVINPTIEQAEKSDISLTVAGTYDAINMVEAGAKEVSEEAMLEAIMFGHEEIKRLCEFQQQIIAAVGKEKREIELFVSDPELEAEVKAASEGKMKAAIKTEEKKAREAAIEEVKEEILESYKAKELENEAEILGEVAHILEMIEKDEMRRLISQDKIRPDGRKVNEIRPLSSEVGMLPRVHGSGLFTRGQTQALSVCTLAPLREHQIIDGLGTEEYKRFMHHYNFPQFSVGETGPRRAPGRREIGHGALGERALQYVIPSEEEFPYTIRLVSEVLESNGSSSQASICGSTLAMLDAGVPIKAPVAGIAMGLVKLGDDYTILSDIQGMEDHFGDMDFKVAGTKDGITALQMDIKIDGLSRQILDEALTQAKEGRLHILEHLTSTISAPREELSAYAPKIITLNIKPEKIKDVIGPGGKQINAIIDETGVKIDIEQDGTVYIASQDQAMNRKAIAIIEDIVREVEVGEVYTGKVRRIEKFGAFVELFKGTDGLVHISELAHERVGKVEDILKLGDEVTVKVIEVDQQGRVNLSRKALLEKKEQPEGDKKPQAEKKFYPKTKKPESK; the protein is encoded by the coding sequence ATGTCTGAAAAACAAGTATTTTCAACAGAATGGGCAGGTAAGACATTATCTGTCGAAGTAGGTCAATTAGCAAAACAAGCAAGTGGAGCAGCCTTAATTCGTTACGGCGATACGGTCGTTTTAACAGCGGCAGTAGGTTCTAAAAAACCACGTCCAGGCGACTTTTTCCCACTAACAGTTAACTATGAAGAAAAAATGTACTCCGTTGGTAAAGTTCCCGGTGGATTTTTAAAACGTGAAGGACGTCCTAGTGACCGTGCGACATTAACAGCGCGTCTAATTGACCGTCCAATCCGTCCATTATTTGCAGAAGGTTTCCGTAATGAAGTTCAAATTACATCTACTGTTTTCAGTGTGGATCAAGATTGTTCTCCAGAAATGGCAGCAATGCTTGGCTCTTCTGTTGCATTAGTTATTTCCGATATTCCATTTGAAGGACCGATCGCTGGTGTGGATGTGGGTCGTATCGATGGAAAATACGTTATCAACCCAACTATCGAACAAGCAGAAAAAAGTGATATTAGCTTAACCGTTGCAGGAACTTATGATGCAATCAACATGGTAGAAGCTGGAGCGAAAGAAGTTTCAGAAGAAGCAATGCTTGAAGCAATCATGTTCGGTCACGAAGAAATTAAACGTCTTTGTGAATTCCAACAACAAATTATCGCTGCAGTTGGTAAAGAAAAACGCGAAATTGAACTTTTCGTAAGCGATCCTGAACTTGAAGCAGAAGTAAAAGCAGCAAGTGAAGGTAAAATGAAAGCAGCTATCAAAACAGAAGAGAAAAAAGCACGTGAAGCTGCTATTGAAGAAGTAAAAGAAGAAATTTTAGAAAGCTATAAAGCAAAAGAATTAGAAAACGAAGCAGAAATTCTTGGCGAAGTAGCTCATATTCTTGAAATGATCGAAAAAGACGAAATGCGTCGTTTAATTTCTCAAGATAAAATCCGTCCAGATGGTCGTAAAGTAAACGAAATTCGTCCACTTTCTTCTGAAGTTGGTATGCTTCCTCGTGTCCATGGTTCAGGTTTATTCACTCGTGGTCAAACACAAGCTCTAAGTGTATGTACACTGGCACCGCTTCGTGAACACCAAATCATTGATGGTTTAGGGACAGAAGAGTACAAACGCTTTATGCATCATTATAACTTCCCGCAATTTAGTGTTGGGGAAACAGGTCCTCGTCGTGCTCCAGGTCGTCGTGAAATCGGTCACGGTGCATTAGGTGAACGTGCGTTACAATATGTTATTCCTTCCGAAGAGGAATTCCCGTACACAATCCGTTTAGTATCTGAAGTTCTTGAATCTAATGGCTCTAGTTCGCAAGCAAGTATTTGTGGTTCTACACTTGCAATGCTTGATGCTGGTGTTCCAATTAAAGCGCCAGTTGCAGGTATCGCAATGGGTCTTGTCAAACTTGGCGATGATTACACCATTCTTTCTGATATCCAAGGTATGGAAGATCACTTTGGCGATATGGACTTTAAAGTTGCTGGAACAAAAGATGGTATCACAGCACTTCAAATGGACATCAAGATTGATGGCTTAAGCCGCCAAATTTTGGACGAAGCATTAACACAAGCAAAAGAAGGGCGCCTACACATTCTAGAACACTTGACTAGCACAATTAGCGCACCACGTGAAGAACTTTCTGCTTATGCTCCAAAAATCATTACACTTAACATCAAACCTGAGAAAATCAAAGATGTTATTGGACCTGGTGGAAAACAAATCAATGCAATTATTGATGAAACTGGCGTAAAAATTGATATCGAACAAGATGGTACAGTGTACATTGCTTCTCAAGATCAAGCAATGAACCGTAAAGCAATTGCTATCATCGAAGACATCGTTCGTGAAGTGGAAGTGGGAGAAGTTTATACTGGTAAAGTTCGTCGTATCGAAAAATTTGGCGCATTTGTTGAATTATTCAAAGGTACAGATGGCTTAGTTCACATTTCTGAATTAGCACATGAACGTGTTGGTAAAGTAGAAGATATCCTAAAACTAGGTGATGAAGTTACTGTTAAAGTTATCGAAGTAGACCAACAAGGTCGCGTTAACTTATCACGTAAAGCTTTGCTTGAGAAAAAAGAACAACCAGAAGGCGATAAAAAACCACAAGCAGAGAAAAAATTCTATCCTAAAACGAAAAAACCAGAATCTAAATAA
- the rpsO gene encoding 30S ribosomal protein S15 — protein MALTQERKNEIIAEYRVHDTDTGSPEVQIAVLTAEINSLNEHVRVHKKDHHSYRGLMKMVGHRRNLLTYLRKKDVQRYRELIKRLGLRR, from the coding sequence ATGGCTTTAACTCAAGAACGCAAAAATGAAATTATTGCAGAGTACCGTGTCCATGATACAGATACTGGTTCACCAGAAGTACAAATCGCTGTATTAACTGCTGAAATCAATAGCTTAAATGAACACGTTCGCGTACACAAAAAAGATCATCACTCTTACCGTGGATTAATGAAAATGGTAGGTCACCGTCGTAACCTATTAACTTACCTACGTAAAAAAGATGTTCAACGTTACCGCGAACTTATCAAACGTTTAGGTTTACGTCGATAA
- a CDS encoding endolytic transglycosylase MltG, giving the protein MKKNLRMLALGFLISAVVLLVYNQFFSTQTKADETKAASTKAGSDENSSTWKNKYEKLLAQQEVDKATEAEAKKKAEEDAKKKAEEAKKVKSYTLKISKGDPSSKAGDELQANGIIKSASDFDKYLRDNNYEKYIRDGSYNLKSDMSYETIAKILTHKN; this is encoded by the coding sequence GTGAAGAAAAACTTACGGATGTTGGCGCTAGGTTTCTTAATATCTGCTGTTGTCTTACTGGTGTATAACCAGTTTTTCTCCACACAGACCAAAGCAGATGAAACAAAAGCCGCATCAACAAAAGCTGGTTCTGATGAAAATTCAAGCACATGGAAAAATAAATACGAAAAATTATTAGCTCAGCAAGAAGTGGACAAAGCAACGGAAGCTGAAGCAAAGAAAAAGGCTGAAGAAGATGCTAAAAAGAAAGCAGAAGAAGCAAAAAAAGTAAAAAGTTATACTTTAAAGATTTCTAAAGGAGATCCTTCTTCTAAAGCTGGTGACGAACTTCAAGCAAATGGTATTATTAAAAGTGCTTCAGATTTTGATAAATATTTACGAGATAATAATTATGAAAAGTACATTCGTGATGGTAGTTATAATCTCAAAAGTGATATGAGCTATGAAACGATTGCTAAAATTTTAACGCATAAAAATTAA
- the rbfA gene encoding 30S ribosome-binding factor RbfA: MNVRANRVSEQMKKELGDILNRKIKDPRLGFVTVTGVDVTGDLQEAKVFISILGTDKEKENTLLALAKAHGFIRSEIGRRIRLRKVPEMSFEIDNSIAYGNRIDELLRDLNNDQ; the protein is encoded by the coding sequence TTGAACGTTCGAGCAAATCGTGTCAGTGAGCAAATGAAAAAAGAATTGGGCGATATTTTAAATCGTAAAATTAAAGACCCGCGCTTAGGTTTTGTTACTGTAACAGGAGTTGATGTTACTGGTGATTTACAAGAAGCTAAGGTGTTCATTTCCATTCTTGGTACAGATAAGGAAAAAGAAAATACGTTACTCGCACTTGCGAAAGCGCATGGCTTTATCCGCTCTGAAATCGGTCGCCGTATTCGACTTCGTAAAGTTCCAGAAATGTCTTTTGAAATAGATAATTCCATCGCTTACGGAAATCGAATCGATGAATTGCTTCGCGACTTAAATAACGATCAATAA
- a CDS encoding YqgQ family protein: MKTVYDVAQLLRKHGIIVYLGKRQYDIEMMEYEITELFKHNILDRETFARARSILKQELIKEQRKNSSLN, translated from the coding sequence GTGAAAACAGTTTATGATGTTGCCCAATTACTAAGAAAGCATGGCATTATTGTTTATTTAGGAAAACGACAATATGACATCGAAATGATGGAATATGAGATAACAGAACTTTTTAAACATAATATTTTAGATAGAGAAACTTTTGCTAGAGCTAGAAGTATATTGAAACAAGAATTAATTAAAGAACAACGAAAAAATAGTAGTTTAAATTAA
- the comGF gene encoding competence type IV pilus minor pilin ComGF: MQKINRKKNVSFRNGSPAFTLLETILSITIILSISSLIPLFFQCYNKTIQISNIDQTTEWQLFLIQTRLELEKATNIQIDRNKLSFSNGKDLITYSKYNDLVRRQVNGKGHEPLLTNVKDYQLIKKEKQLHLTVQDSNTQIYTSVFALPEVVSNP, from the coding sequence GTGCAAAAAATAAATCGGAAGAAAAATGTATCTTTTAGAAATGGCTCACCTGCTTTCACTCTTCTTGAAACAATCTTGTCTATTACGATCATTTTAAGTATTAGCTCGCTCATTCCATTATTTTTTCAATGCTATAACAAGACTATCCAGATTAGTAACATTGATCAGACAACAGAATGGCAACTTTTTCTCATTCAAACTCGTCTAGAATTAGAAAAAGCGACTAATATTCAGATTGATAGGAATAAGCTTTCTTTTAGTAATGGCAAAGATCTTATCACCTATTCCAAATATAATGATTTAGTTCGTCGACAAGTAAATGGAAAAGGACATGAACCATTGCTTACTAATGTGAAAGATTATCAATTAATCAAGAAAGAAAAACAACTTCATTTAACGGTGCAAGACTCTAATACTCAGATATATACATCTGTATTCGCATTACCAGAAGTGGTATCCAATCCATGA
- a CDS encoding bifunctional riboflavin kinase/FAD synthetase, which produces MKTIYLHHPITTDEWTDINKVMALGFFDGVHLGHQAVIKKAKQIAEKKGLQTAVLTFDPHPSVVLSNIRKQVKYLTPLEDKAEKMAELGVDIMYVVRFTTQFSELSPQAFVDNYLVALHVQHVVAGFDYSYGKKGEGKMTDLAKYADGRFEVTIVDKQTAASDKISSTNIRRAIIEGELEEANQLLGYPYTTKGTVIHGDKRGRTIGFPTANIRVNEDYLIPKLGVYAVKFRVNGETHLGMASIGYNITFKDDQALSIEVYILDFHREIYGEEAEIEWYQFFRPELKFNGVEGLIAQLEKDEQDTRAFFANLED; this is translated from the coding sequence ATGAAGACGATTTACTTACATCATCCGATTACAACGGACGAGTGGACTGACATAAACAAAGTAATGGCACTTGGCTTTTTCGATGGCGTGCATTTAGGTCATCAAGCTGTCATTAAAAAAGCGAAACAAATTGCTGAAAAAAAAGGCCTTCAAACAGCAGTATTAACTTTTGATCCGCACCCATCCGTTGTTTTAAGTAATATCCGCAAACAAGTGAAATACCTCACACCACTTGAAGATAAAGCGGAAAAAATGGCTGAACTTGGCGTAGATATTATGTATGTAGTTCGCTTTACAACACAGTTTTCCGAGCTATCTCCGCAAGCCTTTGTGGATAATTATTTAGTCGCTTTGCATGTACAGCATGTGGTAGCTGGTTTCGACTATTCTTACGGTAAAAAAGGCGAAGGGAAAATGACTGATTTGGCTAAATATGCTGATGGTCGTTTTGAAGTTACGATTGTTGATAAACAAACTGCTGCAAGTGATAAAATTAGCTCAACAAATATCAGACGTGCGATTATAGAAGGCGAGTTAGAAGAAGCAAATCAACTACTAGGCTATCCATATACAACAAAAGGAACCGTCATTCACGGAGATAAACGAGGTAGAACAATTGGTTTTCCAACAGCGAATATCCGTGTAAATGAAGATTACTTGATTCCGAAACTTGGTGTCTATGCAGTAAAATTTCGCGTGAACGGGGAAACTCATTTGGGGATGGCTAGCATTGGCTACAATATCACGTTTAAAGACGATCAAGCGCTGTCCATTGAAGTATATATTCTAGATTTTCACCGCGAAATTTACGGCGAAGAAGCAGAAATTGAATGGTATCAATTTTTCCGACCAGAACTTAAATTTAATGGGGTAGAAGGTTTGATTGCTCAGTTAGAAAAAGACGAACAAGATACAAGAGCATTTTTTGCTAATTTAGAGGATTAA
- a CDS encoding rhomboid family protein — MSFQEQYVFWRLTNYFLGVEKYRLIHLHEEKQELWLENTSQKKRPVIRIQMKELSWANVVERDVTHTLHVTENLRKQMGRLKLPLVNIYITPFEPMGDISPFFGQSIASPNEKVKLENILLANEQMRDHLDTLVKTLELPEEAFVLPNEITKELVAKEREQVIAYITTKVNEEQKVARNSKPIVTYTFIGLLVVAFLWLSFQGGTTNSFNLIKWGGKFNPLIYAGEWWRFISPIFLHSGLMHLASNAVMLYIVGAWAERIYGKWRYVLILLLGGICGNIASFALNMNLSVGASTAVFAVMGALLYLVVLKPNLYAKTIGVSIASLVAINLLIDVFSSQIDIAGHIGGLVGGFLLAGALSLPKQFFHWRRLAYGISLFGVAVLFLYFGYQKGEQPYDPMQANVAVQQYLQEQNKKEATKITDNLISSGSADGYSYTYAASIALQDKQIDKAETMAKEAINIDKDIPEAHYYLSVCYRVKGDMPNAIKEANSARELSSNPFFDSYYDELEKIKE, encoded by the coding sequence TTGAGCTTCCAAGAACAATATGTCTTCTGGCGCCTAACTAATTATTTCTTGGGTGTTGAAAAATACCGTTTAATCCATCTTCACGAGGAGAAACAAGAACTTTGGTTGGAAAATACAAGCCAGAAAAAAAGACCAGTCATCCGTATACAGATGAAAGAATTAAGTTGGGCTAATGTGGTGGAACGCGATGTGACACACACTTTACACGTTACCGAAAATCTTCGTAAGCAAATGGGGCGCTTGAAATTGCCTCTTGTGAATATTTATATAACACCATTTGAACCAATGGGTGATATTTCGCCTTTTTTTGGGCAGTCAATTGCTTCTCCAAATGAAAAAGTGAAATTAGAAAATATTTTACTCGCGAACGAACAAATGAGAGATCATCTAGACACACTCGTTAAAACTTTAGAATTACCAGAAGAAGCATTTGTTCTTCCAAATGAAATAACGAAAGAGCTAGTAGCAAAAGAACGAGAGCAAGTAATCGCGTATATTACTACTAAAGTAAATGAAGAACAAAAAGTTGCTAGGAATTCAAAACCAATAGTTACGTATACGTTCATTGGTCTTTTGGTTGTAGCGTTTTTGTGGCTTTCTTTCCAAGGTGGAACTACCAATTCATTTAACTTAATTAAATGGGGCGGGAAATTCAACCCACTTATATATGCTGGGGAATGGTGGCGCTTTATTTCACCGATTTTTCTTCATAGTGGATTAATGCATTTAGCTTCCAATGCAGTTATGCTTTATATTGTAGGTGCTTGGGCAGAGCGTATTTATGGTAAATGGCGATATGTTCTAATTCTTCTCTTAGGAGGAATATGCGGAAACATAGCCAGTTTTGCATTAAATATGAATTTATCTGTTGGTGCAAGTACTGCAGTATTTGCAGTAATGGGCGCGTTACTTTATTTGGTTGTTTTAAAACCAAATCTTTATGCAAAAACAATTGGCGTCAGTATCGCGTCACTTGTCGCAATTAATTTGTTAATTGATGTATTTTCTAGTCAGATTGATATTGCTGGACATATTGGTGGTCTTGTAGGTGGTTTCTTGCTTGCCGGAGCATTATCGTTACCAAAACAATTTTTCCATTGGCGACGACTTGCATATGGCATTTCACTTTTTGGTGTAGCTGTTTTATTTTTGTATTTTGGCTACCAAAAAGGAGAACAACCATATGATCCGATGCAGGCTAATGTAGCAGTACAACAATACCTTCAAGAACAAAATAAAAAAGAAGCAACCAAGATTACCGATAATTTAATTTCTAGCGGAAGTGCTGACGGCTATTCATATACGTATGCTGCATCTATCGCTTTACAAGATAAGCAAATAGACAAAGCAGAAACAATGGCTAAAGAAGCAATTAATATCGACAAAGACATCCCAGAAGCTCATTATTATTTATCTGTTTGCTATAGAGTAAAAGGCGATATGCCAAATGCAATTAAAGAAGCGAACAGTGCTAGAGAGTTATCCAGCAATCCATTTTTTGATTCTTATTACGATGAGTTAGAAAAAATCAAAGAATAA
- a CDS encoding ROK family glucokinase produces the protein MNKKLIGVDLGGTTAKLAILTKEGDIEEKWTIDTNIEDKGAHIVKNIGDSINQKLTDLQLDNDIFYGIGMGTPGTVNYETGTVKGAYNLGWADEQNVSQDLENITGLKIILDNDANVAALGERWKGAGEGGANVVFVTLGTGVGGGIFAEGKILHGIRGAAGEIGHVTVVPENGYDCTCGKKGCLETVASATGIVRVAKDLAKEYTGKSALKDAINNDETITSKLIFELGAEDDALANETIDKISFYLALALSHIGNMLNPEKIIIGGGVSAAGDQLLTPVKTYFETMVFPAVKESTKLSIATKGNDAGIIGAAWLALPSED, from the coding sequence ATGAACAAAAAATTAATTGGTGTAGATTTAGGCGGGACAACAGCAAAATTAGCTATTTTAACAAAAGAAGGCGACATTGAAGAAAAATGGACAATTGATACAAATATTGAAGATAAGGGCGCCCACATTGTTAAAAACATTGGGGATTCTATCAATCAAAAATTAACGGACTTACAACTGGATAATGATATTTTTTATGGTATTGGTATGGGAACTCCAGGTACTGTAAATTATGAAACAGGTACTGTAAAAGGTGCGTACAACTTAGGCTGGGCAGATGAACAAAATGTTAGTCAAGATTTAGAAAATATTACTGGTTTAAAAATCATATTAGATAATGATGCTAATGTTGCCGCTCTTGGTGAACGCTGGAAAGGCGCAGGCGAAGGTGGGGCTAATGTCGTTTTCGTAACACTTGGAACAGGCGTTGGCGGGGGAATTTTCGCAGAAGGCAAAATTTTACATGGTATTCGCGGAGCAGCTGGTGAAATTGGGCATGTAACAGTAGTTCCTGAGAATGGTTATGATTGTACCTGTGGCAAAAAAGGCTGTTTAGAAACTGTCGCATCAGCAACAGGAATCGTTCGAGTAGCGAAAGATTTAGCGAAAGAGTATACTGGTAAATCCGCACTTAAAGATGCAATAAATAACGATGAAACAATTACTTCTAAATTGATTTTTGAACTAGGAGCAGAAGATGATGCTTTAGCAAATGAAACAATTGATAAAATTTCTTTCTATTTGGCTTTAGCGCTCAGTCATATTGGAAACATGTTAAATCCAGAGAAGATTATTATTGGTGGTGGCGTTTCAGCAGCAGGCGATCAATTATTAACACCGGTTAAAACTTATTTTGAGACAATGGTTTTCCCAGCTGTTAAAGAATCCACTAAATTATCTATTGCGACAAAAGGGAATGACGCAGGGATAATTGGAGCTGCATGGTTAGCGCTACCAAGTGAAGATTAA
- the truB gene encoding tRNA pseudouridine(55) synthase TruB: MNGIIPLWKERGMTSHDCVFKLRKILHTKKVGHTGTLDPEVEGVLPICIGRATKLAEYVTDEGKVYVAEITLGKSTTTEDATGETVMTKELADISADELQAALTKLTGKITQIPPMFSAVKVNGKKLYEYARAGIEVERPSRQVDIYSLTRLDGEATLNEANPTFQLEISCGKGTYIRTLAVMIGELLGYPAHMSKLERTRSGFFKKEDCLTLAEIDEMMQASDSSFLYPLEKGIESMAKLVIDEEIHAKVLNGGLLPKSLFIEVENEPRAALIFKDKLTAIYKPHPEKNELWKPEKVIELHQA; the protein is encoded by the coding sequence ATGAACGGCATTATCCCACTGTGGAAAGAACGCGGGATGACAAGTCATGATTGCGTTTTTAAATTAAGAAAGATTTTACATACGAAAAAAGTTGGACACACTGGCACGCTGGATCCAGAAGTAGAGGGTGTACTTCCAATTTGTATCGGCCGTGCGACGAAACTAGCAGAATACGTAACAGATGAAGGAAAAGTCTACGTAGCAGAAATAACTTTAGGCAAATCGACTACAACGGAAGATGCGACTGGTGAAACGGTTATGACCAAGGAATTAGCAGACATTTCCGCTGATGAACTTCAAGCCGCGCTCACTAAATTGACTGGAAAAATTACTCAAATTCCCCCTATGTTTTCTGCTGTAAAAGTCAATGGCAAGAAATTGTATGAATATGCAAGAGCTGGTATAGAGGTGGAACGCCCATCCAGGCAAGTGGATATTTATTCGTTAACTCGCTTAGATGGCGAGGCTACGCTAAATGAAGCGAATCCGACTTTTCAGTTAGAAATATCTTGTGGAAAAGGTACTTATATTCGCACACTTGCAGTTATGATTGGTGAATTATTAGGATATCCAGCGCACATGTCCAAACTAGAACGGACTCGTAGCGGCTTTTTCAAAAAAGAAGATTGCTTAACACTGGCAGAAATTGACGAAATGATGCAAGCGAGTGATAGCAGCTTTTTATATCCACTTGAAAAAGGCATTGAATCCATGGCCAAATTAGTGATTGATGAAGAAATCCATGCGAAAGTTTTAAATGGCGGCCTTTTACCAAAATCATTATTTATAGAGGTGGAGAATGAGCCTCGTGCCGCACTTATCTTCAAAGATAAATTAACAGCAATTTACAAACCTCATCCAGAGAAAAATGAACTTTGGAAACCAGAAAAAGTCATCGAGTTACATCAAGCATAG
- the rpmG gene encoding 50S ribosomal protein L33, giving the protein MRVNITLECTECGDRNYITTKNKRENPERIELKKYCPRLRRVTLHRETK; this is encoded by the coding sequence ATGCGCGTTAATATTACTTTAGAATGCACTGAATGCGGTGATCGTAATTACATCACTACTAAAAATAAGCGTGAAAATCCGGAACGTATTGAATTAAAAAAATATTGTCCAAGATTACGCCGTGTAACTTTACACCGCGAAACTAAGTAA